One segment of Macrotis lagotis isolate mMagLag1 chromosome 1, bilby.v1.9.chrom.fasta, whole genome shotgun sequence DNA contains the following:
- the ZNF362 gene encoding zinc finger protein 362 isoform X2: MAEPRFNNPYFWPPPPTMPSQLDNLVLINKIKEQLMAEKIRPPHLPPTSVSSQQPLLVPPSPAESSQSIMSLPKLQQVPGLHPQAVPQPDVALHARPATSTVTGLGLSSRAPAVSTSESSAGTGTSTPSTPTSTSQSRLIASSPTLISGITSPPILDSIKTIQGHSLLGAPKTERGRKKIKAENPSGPPVLVVPYPILASGETAKEGKTYRCKVCPLTFFTKSEMQIHSKSHTEAKPHKCPHCSKSFANASYLAQHLRIHLGVKPYHCSYCEKSFRQLSHLQQHTRIHTGDRPYKCPHPGCEKAFTQLSNLQSHQRQHNKDKPYKCPNCYRAYTDSASLQIHLSAHAIKHAKAYCCSMCGRAYTSETYLMKHMSKHTVVEHLVTHHSPQRTESPGIPVRISLI, from the exons CTGGACAACTTGGTGTTGATCAACAAGATCAAGGAACAACTGATGGCAGAGAAGATCCGACCCCCACACCTGCCACCCACCTCGGTCTCCTCCCAGCAGCCCCTGCTGGTCCCCCCATCCCCAGCTGAAAGCAGCCAGTCCATCATGTCATTGCCGAAACTGCAGCAGGTGCCAGGGCTACACCCGCAGGCTGTGCCCCAGCCCGATGTGGCCCTGCATGCCCGACCCGCCACCAGCACCGTCACAG GTCTGGGGCTGTCCTCCCGGGCCCCGGCAGTCAGCACTTCTGAATCCAGTGCTGGCACAGGGACCAGCACCCCCTCGACGCCCACCTCCACCAGCCAGAGCCGCCTCATAGCCTCCTCCCCTACCCTCATCTCAGGGATTACCAGCCCCCCCATCCTGGACTCCATCAAGACAATTCAGGGCCACAGCCTGCTGGGAGCCCCCAAAACAGAACGGGGCCGCAAGAAGATCAAGGCAGAAAACCCCTCGGGACCCCCTGTCCTCGTGGTGCCGTACCCCATCCTGGCCTCAGGAGAGACCGCCAAAGAGGGGAAGACATACAG GTGTAAGGTCTGCCCCTTGACCTTCTTCACCAAGTCCGAGATGCAGATCCACTCCAAGTCGCACACAGAGGCCAAGCCGCACAAGTGCCCGCACTGCTCCAAGTCCTTCGCCAACGCCTCCTACCTGGCCCAACACCTGCGCATCCACTTGGGTGTCAAACCCTATCACTGCTCCTACTGTGAGAAATCCTTCCGCCAGCTCTCCCACCTCCAGCAGCACACCAG aattcacactggagacaGACCCTACAAGTGCCCACATCCTGGCTGTGAAAAGGCTTTTACCCAGCTCTCCAACCTCCAG tcTCACCAGCGACAGCACAATAAAGATAAACCGTACAAGTGTCCGAACTGTTACCGAGCATACACAGACTCCGCCTCCCTGCAGATCCACCTCTCCGCCCATGCCATCAAACATGCCAAGGCCTACTGCTGCAGCATGTGTGGGCGTGCCTACACCTCG gAGACATACTTGATGAAGCACATGTCCAAACACACTGTGGTGGAACATCTGGTCACCCACCATTCACCCCAAAGGACGGAGTCTCCTGGCATTCCTGTACGGATCTCGCTCATCTGA
- the ZNF362 gene encoding zinc finger protein 362 isoform X1 encodes MVRSVQKGLSHTRMAEPRFNNPYFWPPPPTMPSQLDNLVLINKIKEQLMAEKIRPPHLPPTSVSSQQPLLVPPSPAESSQSIMSLPKLQQVPGLHPQAVPQPDVALHARPATSTVTGLGLSSRAPAVSTSESSAGTGTSTPSTPTSTSQSRLIASSPTLISGITSPPILDSIKTIQGHSLLGAPKTERGRKKIKAENPSGPPVLVVPYPILASGETAKEGKTYRCKVCPLTFFTKSEMQIHSKSHTEAKPHKCPHCSKSFANASYLAQHLRIHLGVKPYHCSYCEKSFRQLSHLQQHTRIHTGDRPYKCPHPGCEKAFTQLSNLQSHQRQHNKDKPYKCPNCYRAYTDSASLQIHLSAHAIKHAKAYCCSMCGRAYTSETYLMKHMSKHTVVEHLVTHHSPQRTESPGIPVRISLI; translated from the exons CTGGACAACTTGGTGTTGATCAACAAGATCAAGGAACAACTGATGGCAGAGAAGATCCGACCCCCACACCTGCCACCCACCTCGGTCTCCTCCCAGCAGCCCCTGCTGGTCCCCCCATCCCCAGCTGAAAGCAGCCAGTCCATCATGTCATTGCCGAAACTGCAGCAGGTGCCAGGGCTACACCCGCAGGCTGTGCCCCAGCCCGATGTGGCCCTGCATGCCCGACCCGCCACCAGCACCGTCACAG GTCTGGGGCTGTCCTCCCGGGCCCCGGCAGTCAGCACTTCTGAATCCAGTGCTGGCACAGGGACCAGCACCCCCTCGACGCCCACCTCCACCAGCCAGAGCCGCCTCATAGCCTCCTCCCCTACCCTCATCTCAGGGATTACCAGCCCCCCCATCCTGGACTCCATCAAGACAATTCAGGGCCACAGCCTGCTGGGAGCCCCCAAAACAGAACGGGGCCGCAAGAAGATCAAGGCAGAAAACCCCTCGGGACCCCCTGTCCTCGTGGTGCCGTACCCCATCCTGGCCTCAGGAGAGACCGCCAAAGAGGGGAAGACATACAG GTGTAAGGTCTGCCCCTTGACCTTCTTCACCAAGTCCGAGATGCAGATCCACTCCAAGTCGCACACAGAGGCCAAGCCGCACAAGTGCCCGCACTGCTCCAAGTCCTTCGCCAACGCCTCCTACCTGGCCCAACACCTGCGCATCCACTTGGGTGTCAAACCCTATCACTGCTCCTACTGTGAGAAATCCTTCCGCCAGCTCTCCCACCTCCAGCAGCACACCAG aattcacactggagacaGACCCTACAAGTGCCCACATCCTGGCTGTGAAAAGGCTTTTACCCAGCTCTCCAACCTCCAG tcTCACCAGCGACAGCACAATAAAGATAAACCGTACAAGTGTCCGAACTGTTACCGAGCATACACAGACTCCGCCTCCCTGCAGATCCACCTCTCCGCCCATGCCATCAAACATGCCAAGGCCTACTGCTGCAGCATGTGTGGGCGTGCCTACACCTCG gAGACATACTTGATGAAGCACATGTCCAAACACACTGTGGTGGAACATCTGGTCACCCACCATTCACCCCAAAGGACGGAGTCTCCTGGCATTCCTGTACGGATCTCGCTCATCTGA